The genome window GTACAGCCACATAAAAGGATTGAACCAAAACAGAATGCAGAAGAAACGCGTGATTAAAACGTCTATCGTGTGGTACTGCTCACTATGTACTTTTTCGTGTTCCAGAATACTTTCCATTTCGGCTTTGCTGTACAGTGATGAGTTGTAAACAATGGTGTTGAAATAGGAAAACGGAGCAATATTTTCTTTTAGGTCAATGAATTTATGGTCTGCCTGCTGATGCGGAGTTTTACTTTTTAAAACACGATTTAGGTTATAAAAGTCCAATGCAAACTGAACTAGAAACAATGCTATTCCAATTGTATAAGCAATTGCGAGAACGAGATACCAGTTGATTTCAAAACTTTCTTTCTGAGCCGGTCTCATTGGAAGTCTGGACCAATCAAAATTGGCTGGCGTTGGCTCAACCCAGACAATAGTGGTGAAAACTATCCACGGCAAAATTAACGACGTGAACAATCCTGCCAAAAGATACCAGCGGTTTGCTGTAAAAAAAGTCTCTTTTCGCAGCAGGAAATGGTAAGCGATATAGAATAGTGCTATCAGCCCGCTTGATTTTACAATATATAGGAATAGTGTTTCCATAGGGTTATTGTTTTTGCTCGATCATAGATAGGATTTCTCGTAATTCGGCTGCCGAGATTTTCTCTTCTTTAGCAAAAAAGGAGACCATGTTTTTGTAAGAGCTGTTAAAATAATTATCGATTGCCGTACTCATAAAGCCTTTGCGGTAATCCTCAAGGCTTACAATTGGGAAATATTGATGGGTATTTCCAAAGGCATTGTGATTGACATATCCTTTTTCTTCCAGATTGCGGATTATCGTAGACAGCGTATTGTAATGAGGCTGATCTTCGGTGATTTCGGCCATTACTTCTTTTACAAAAGCTTTTTTGAGCTTCCATAAAATATGCATGATTTCTTCTTCTTTGTTCGTTAATTTTTGCATGATGATTTAATTTGAAGCAAACATACAACTATATTTATAGTTGTCAAACTATAAATATAGTTATTTAACTAAAATTTTAGTTTTTTATTGTTTTTACTGGAATCACGTTGATTATCGACAGAAAATTAGAATAATTTAAATTACCGAACTGTGTTTCAAAAAATATCTTTAGAAGTAGAACTGCTGTTTTTTTGCGTGAGGGGATAGAAGTCAATGCCAGTATATTAAAAGGTTTTTGATTTCAGATTTTTATGCTGATGAAATAGAAAGGCTGCTATTTTTCAAGAACTCATACATCTAAAATCAAAAATCGTTAATCAGAATTCTTCAATCAAATCATCGTTTAATCCTTAACTTAATGAGTTCATGCTCTGATGATTATTTTTTTTCGCTGCGTATCATTTTATTGAGCCAAAAACAGCAAAGTAGCGATAGCGCTCCCAAGGTTCCCATTACAAACCAATTGACCTGATAGTTATAATGTGCAATGATTTCCAGACCCGTTTTGGAACTGACAATATGTGCCAGACTGAAGCTCATGGTATAATAACCCATATATTTTCCTTCCTGGCCTTTTGGCGCGCGGTTGAGAGCAACTGCATTGACAAATGGAAACGAAAATATTTCTCCAAATGTGAGCAGGATGATACTGATTATCAAAATGCTAACCCAAGAATCGAGCAGCAAAATGTAATAGCCAAGAGTAATGAATAAAGAACCTATTGCAATGCTTTTGATTTTATTAGTTTTTCTTCTTTCCAGGGTACTTACGATGGGCATTTCTAATAGAAAAACTAATAATCCGTTGATGGAAAGCAGTATTCCGGTCTGAAATTCGGTCAGTCCGAATTTTTCATTGTGATATAATGGCAAAGTCGAGAATATTTGAAGGAAAACCATAAAGGTTACAAAGCTGATAAAGAGCAGTAACCAAAAAGGCTTGTCTTTAAAAATTGATTTTGATGCGCTTGTTACTACATTATCTTCAGCAATTGCTGGGATTTTCTTTTTCTCTTTGATACAGAAAGCAAATATCAATATAGCAATTATACACGTACTTCCGTCAACCCAAAACAGCCCTTGATAACCCATTCCTATGATAATCAATCCTCCTAAAGCAGGACCGGCAGTAAATCCGAGATTCACCGCCAAACGTACTAAAGAAAGTGCACGAACCCGGTTTTCGGGTTTTGCATATACGCTTAGCGATACAAACATTGCAGGGCGAAACATGTCAGAAATTGCCATAATAATAAACATCCCAAAGCATAATCCCCAGAACGTTGTGATGTACTGCAGCAGAATAAATAAAATTCCACTAGTAAAAAGGCTGAAAATCATTATTTTATAAAAACCAATTTTATCACTCAATTTACCCCCGATCCAAGAACCCAGCATAGAACCCAAACCAAATGCGACCATTATCCAGCCCACTTCACCATAAGTGAAATTCAAATCTTCTTTCAAATATTTGGATAAAAAAGGCAGCACCATAGTACCGGCTCTATTGATAAAAGTGATTAACGTCAGTATCCAGACTTCGCGCGAGAAGCCTTTGAAATTATTGACATATCGGCCTAAAGCAGTTTTTAGCATCTTAAAATTTGAGTTTTTTCAAAGATAAACCTTATATAATTAACCGCAAAGAGCACAATGTAGATCATCTGACTTTGTATTTATTCCGGTTTGTTTGCACGGCATTCGCTTTTAAAAGTCTCTGACACGAATTACACTAATTTGCACGAATTAAGATTACTATTTAAATACACAAAATATTCGAAACTGTAAAAAATTTGTAAAATTTGGTTTCAATTTTGATAAGAATTAGGGTTTATTTTTTTTAAATGCGACTGCCGTGGTTCGTTTGTGCTTAATTTTTTTAGGTATATTATTTTAAACTATTTTTGTCTAAAATTTAAAATTATGAGAGCAGTATTGACTTTGGTGTTATTGGCACTGTGTACTTTTGGTTTTGGCCAAGAAAAATTTGACGTGACGGCTGTCCAGAAATTTCAGAAAGAACTAAATACCGAATATGCTGATGCAAAGACAAGTCCATTGAATACTGAGGATTTGGCAAAATTCAAGTCCTTGGATTTTTATCCAATAAATGAAAAAGCTTTTGTAGTCGCTAAATTTATCCGTACCAAAGACGAAAAACCTTTTAAAATGCCTGCTTCCGGTTCAATAAAACAGATTTATGTGAAATACGGCGAAGCTCATTTTGTAATGGACGGAAAAGAACTGAAACTGAATATTTACCGCAATATTGAACTTTCTAAAAGAGAAGAATATAAAGACCACCTGTTTTTACCTTTTTCCGATTTGACTTCGGGTAAAGAGAGTTACATAGGCGGGAAATACATTGATTTGAAAATTCCGGCAGGAAATACAATTGTGATCGATTTTAATCTTTCGTACAACCCGTATTGTGCTTACAGTCACAATTATTCCTGTCCAAAAGTCCCGCTTGAAAACGATTTGGCTATCGAAATAAAAGCTGGTGTAAAAAAGTTTCACAATTAATGGAGTTTTTTAATCTCCATACACACAAATTCACAAACCAAAATTCGGTTCTGGAACTCGTGAACCAATATCCGCAGGAATTTGATGCTTCGATTCCATGTTATTCCATTGGAATTCATCCTTGGTATATCAGTCAGGAAAGATTAAAGACTGACTTGGAGCTGATTGAAAGTAAATTGGGAGATTTAAATTGTCTCGCAGTTGGCGAATGCGGATTAGACAAACGAATCGATAAACCTTTGGATTTACAGCAAATGGTTTTTGAAAAGCAGCTGCTCTTGGCACAAAAATTTAATAAGCCGGTTGTGATTCATTGTGTGGCCGCTTTTCAGGAAATAATTGCCATAAAGAAAAAAATGAGAATTACCGTTCCAATGATAATTCACGGTTTCTCAAAAAATGAACAAGTTGCCAAGGAACTTATCGATAACGGATTTTATCTTTCGTTTGGAAAGTTTTTATTGCAAAATCCAAAACTCGAAACTGTTTTTCAAAGTATTCCCAATGACCGTTTTTTTCTGGAAACTGATACAGTGGAGCAAGGAATCGAAGAAGTATATTCTTTGGCCTCCCGATATAAAAATTGGACTTTGGATGAGCTTAAACAACAAATAAACAGTACTTTTGCAGCGGTTTTTTAGATATTATAGTTTTTGGTTTATAGTTGTTGAATATTATTTTAAACAATTAAATAAACAAATTGCCAAAATCAATAAACCACAAAGAATAAACTAAGAATAATTAAACAAAAAAATATGGCAGAGTGGACAGAAAGAGCCGAACTATTATTTAAAAAAGAAGGATTACACAATTTAAAAAACGCACACGTTTTAGTCGTAGGACTTGGCGGAGTGGGATCTTTTGCTGCTGAATTTTTGGCAAGGGCAGGAGTAGGGACGATGACTATTGTAGACGGAGATGTGGTGGATATTACCAATATAAACAGACAATTACCAGCTTTGCATTCTACTGTGGGACAGCCAAAAGTAGATGTTGTAGGCGACCGATTAATGGATATAAATCCAGAGTTGAATTTAATTCGAGTGAAAGAATTTCTTTCTCCTGAGCGTGCTTACGAGATTGTGACCAAAGAGTATGATTATGCTTTGGACTGTATTGACAGTATCACTCCAAAACTGAATCTGATTGTGGGGGCAAAGAAAAAAGGCGTGAAAATTGTTTCAAACATGGGTGCCGGAGGGAAAATGATCGCAAGTAAAGTAGTTGTGAAAGACATTGGCAAAACGGATGTATGTCCGCTGGCAAAAGTGGTTCGTAAGCGTCTCAAAAAAATGGGTGTGAGCAAAGGAGTAAAAGCCGTTTTTTCTCTTGAAAAGCCAGATGAAAGCAGTGTAAAAAGAACAGATGGAACCAATTTTAAAAAATCTTTTTACGGAACCAACAGCTATATGCCGGGATTATTTGGCCTGCACGCAGCCGAAACCGTGATCCGATATTTGCTTAAAAAAGAATAAATGGTTTTTTATGATACAAACAGTAATTTTTGATATGGATGGCGTAATTGTAGATACCGAACTGGTGCACCGTTATGCTTATTACAAACAATTTGGAGAACTTGGGATTGAAGTTCCAGAGGAGATGTACACTTCATTTACAGGGCTGTCAACCCGCAATACTTTTCAGAAATTAAAAGATCATTATCAGTTAGAACAGGAAGTTGAAGATTTGATTTTGAGAAAGAGATCTATTTTTAATGATGCTTTCGACAGTAAAGAAGATTTAGCTTTGCTGGATGGTGTAGAAGATTTAATTAAAGACTTTTATCAAAACGGAATGCAGCTTATTGTGGCTTCATCGGCATCAAAGGTAACTATAGACAGGGTTTTTAAACGTTTTAATCTGCACCAGTATTTTACGCATATTGTAAGCGGAGAAGATTTTCCAAATTCCAAACCGCATCCTGCAATTTTCCTGCACGCAGCTTCTTTGTCAACTGCTCCAAAAGAAAACTGCATAGTTATTGAAGACAGTACTAATGGAGTAAAAGCGGCAAAAGCAGCCGATATTTTTTGCGTTGGTTACAATAGCTTTCATTCTAAAGACCAGGATTTAACTTTGGCAGACGTAGTAGTAAACCATTTTGATGAGCTGAACTTTGAGATAGTTTCAAACTATTGATTCCATTCCGTTTAATCTGAAGAGCAAGCGAGTTTTTATTCTGTGCTTTTTGGATTAAAAAAGTAACAATAGTTGTTCCTGTATTGATGATGAGCTGCCAAGTTTCACTATAATCAAAAACAGGACCGGTAAGCCCCAAATCAATACAGCCAAAAATACTGCTGTGCTTCCCATTGCTTTTGATGCTGCAGTGGCAAATGAATCAAATTTACTGATAACCGGATTTGTTTTATGTTTTTTCAAAAGCTTATAAAATTCTTATATTTTGAAATTTTACCTGCATTATTTTTGGCTTGGATTAAGTTTAATTTTTGATAAAACTGCAATGAAATGGTTTTTGAATTAAGGAAATATTAACATCATTGATTTCTCGAATTTGTAAATTTGAAAAAAAACAAAAAAAACACATATGAAAAAGATTCTTATTGCTTTCGCTTTTATAGCAGCGCCATTAATAGCTGGGGCTCAGTTAAAAACGCCTCAAGCCAGTCCAAAAGCTACGGTTTTTCAAACTGTTGGGTTGACAGATGTAGAAATTGTGTATTGCAGACCTGCAGCCAGAGGAAGAGCTGTTTTTGGTAATCTGGTTCCTTTTGGAAAAGTCTGGAGAACTGGAGCTAATGAAAATACTACAATCTCTTTTAGTGAAGATGTTGTAATTGATGGTAAAACATTACCAAAAGGGAAATATGCTTTGTATACTATTCCAAAAATTGAAAGCTGGGAAGTGATTTTCTATTCAACCACAAACAATTGGGGAAATCCTGAAGTATGGAATGAAGCGAATGTTGTATTGAGAACAACTGTAAAGGAAGAAGCATTATCAAAACCAGTTGAATCTTTCACAATAGGAATTGGAAATATAACTGCTGATGCAGCTGATTTAGACATGGCTTGGGAAAATTCGTCAGTTTCAATGAAATTTATTGTTCCTACGCAAAAGGAAGTATTGGCAAATATCGAAAAAGTATTGGCAGGTCCAACATCTGCTGATTATTTTTCGGCGGCTCAGTATCTTTATCAATCTAATGGTGATAATGCAAAAGCATCAGCTTACATGGACAAGGCGATGGAAATGAGTACGGAGAAACCTTATTGGTACACTCGTTTAAAATCATTAATTCAAGCTAGAGCTGGTGATAAAAAGGGAGCAATTGAAACTGCAAATCTTTCACTTACAGCTGCAGAAACGGCCAAGAATCAGGATTATGTAAAAATGAACAGAGAAAGTATTGCTGAGTGGAGTAAAAAGTAAATGCGGATTAGTAAAACCGGATTGTCTTTTTAAACAAAAAAATCCTGATTCATAAATAAATGTGAATCAGGATTTTTTTTAATCATTACAGTATAAATGATTTTTATGAATCTATATTTTGTGTTAATTCATTTTGCTCTTCATCTTTAAATATCGTCACTTGGAATAAATAAGACAATATGATAGTGAGTAAAGCTCCAATAAAATTCAGCCACAGATAGCCTAGTTTTTCGGCTCCGCTAGGGTAAATAAAGTTGGTAAAATAGTATATGATAAAAATAGCTGCCTGACTGATTACTGCACTATAAAAGATAGATTTTCCGCGTATTTTTTGAAGGTAAAAACCAACAAGGAAAATCCCCAGAACAGTTCCGTAAAAAATTGAACCAATAATATTTACCAGCTGAATTAAGTTTTCAAAAAGCGTAGCAATACAGGCAAATCCTATTGCAATAATTCCCCACATAAGAGTGAAGAGTTTTGAGATATTCAGATAATGCTTTTCACTTTTTTCTGTTTTAACATTGCGTTTGTAAATATCTATGGCTGTAGTAGAAGCTAATGCATTAAGTCCAGAAGCTGTAGAAGACATAGCTGCCGAAATAATCACAGCCAGCAGTAAGCCAATAAGTCCTTTTGGTAAATAGTGAAGAATAAAATAGAAAAAAACATAATCCTTATCGTTGGTTTCGGCTTTGTCATCAGCTTTGGAAATAATTTCCCGGGCTTGTGTTCTTAATTCCTTTTCTTTGAGTGCCAGATCGACTAATTCTTTTCGAAGAGCAGGATTGTCATAATCCTGATTAAGCTGGTCAATGTACAGCAGATTGACTACTTTTTCATCTTCGCACAGCTTATCCAAATCTTTTTGGAGGTTTTGATATTCTTCTTTGTATTTTGAATTTTCAACGGTAATTTTATTGTTTGGATTAAAGTTTAAAGGAGTTCCGTTAAACTGGAAAAAGATAAAAACCATAACGCCGGTAAGCAGAATCAAAAACTGCATTGGTACTTTTAAAAGCCCGTTCATTATTAATCCCATTTGGCTTTCACGTACTGACTTCCCTGATAAGTAGCGTCCTACCTGTGACTGATCTGTCCCAAAATAGGCTAATGCCAAAAAGAATCCGCCAGTGATTCCGCTCCAAAATGTATACTTTTCATCCAAGTCAAAGGAGAAGTTTACAATATTCATTTTTTGATTGGCACCGGCAATATGCAGGGCATTGTCAAAAGTCATATCATTAGGCAAATAATCCAGAATTAGAAAAAATGTAATCACCATCCCAGCCAAAATAACAAACATTTGCTGCTTTTGAGTAACATTTACCGCTTTTGTTCCTCCTGAAAAAGTATAAATAATAACCAGAATACCAATAACGATATTCATATACGTAAGATCCCATCCTAATAAAGCTGATAAAATGATAGAAGGGGCATAAATAGTAATACCGGTTCCTAAACCTCTCTGCACCAAAAACAAAATAGCTGCCAATGAACGCGTTTTAAGGTCAAATCTTTTCTCTAAATATTCATAAGCAGTATAGACTTTATATTTGTGATAAATAGGTATAAAAGTAACGCAGATTACAATCATTGCGATTGGTAATCCAAAGTAGAACTGCACAAATCCCATACCGTCATGATAGGCTTGTCCGGGAGTTGAAAGAAATGTAATGGCACTCGCTTGGGTTGCCATCACAGAAAGACCAACGGTAAACCAAGGCGTTTCGTTGTTGCCAAGAATATATTCCTCTACATTTTTGCTTCCTCGGGTTTTCCAGGCACCATAAATTACTATAAATAAAAGTGTTACTATCAGTACAATCCAGTCAAATAATTGCATAGGTTAAGAGTATAATTTCATAATTAGATAGAAAATAATAATAAACAAAGCGTTGGCAATCAGAACCAATGTGTAGCTTTTTGACCAGATTTTGGGATCTTTTGAGTCCATGTTATTGTTTTATTTTTTGGTTTGGAATATTTACTGAAGGTTTTGTCGAAATTAAATTAGACAGTAATTTATAAGCTCCGGGAACACCTTCGGGTAATTCTCTAAAAAAGCTTAGGCCTGTGTAAATATAATTTCCTTTTCCGTAAGGCGCAATTAACAATGCCCCATTCAATGCACTTTCTCCCTTATCATTTGACGAAAGTATCGGTGTGAAATTTTTATCAAATTCTTTCGGATAATACAAACCTTGTTCCTGCGTCCAGCCTTTGAAGTCATTTTGAGTAATCGTATTGGGATAATTCAAAGCAGGATGATTCGGTTTCAAAAATCGAACTTCAGCATTCTCTTCAGTAACTCTGTCATTTGAAACTTTTAATGGATAAGGCGCAATGTTTGGAGTAACCAAAGCTCCAGTGGTATTATATTGAACGACCATTGTTTTACCGCTTTTTACAAAATCGAACAAAATATCTTGTTTATTTGCTAATGCTTTAACGGTATTGTACGCACGTACCCCAGTCATGACAACATCAAATGATTCCAGTTTTTCGGGAGTTATTTCTTCGGGTTTTACTATTGTTACTTTGTATCCCATTTGTGACAAACTCTGAGGAACTTCATCTCCAGCCCCCATGATGTAGGCAATTCTCTCCTGATTGGTTTTCAAATCCATTCGGATGCATTTTACCTCAGATGTTTTTAAAACCTGCTGCTTGGTAATATGGTCATAATTAATTATAATCTGCTCTTTGTCGTAAGGTTTTCCGTCAATAACTGCAATACTTTTGGCTGTAACTTCGCCCACTTGTACAGGAGGAGTGACTTCAAAATATACCGTTTGTTCTGTTCCTTTTTTGTCTAATTGAAACGGAATAGACTCAGGAGAAATTATCCATTCTTTTGGTAAATCCAATTTTAAAGTTCCCTTTACTGCATCTTTACCTGATTTTAAAGTTATGCCTATATACTTTGGTTTTGTATTAGGAAAAAGCAGCACTTTATCCTGAATAGTAGTTGTTATTTCTGGAACAATATCTAAGAAGTTATAGATTTCACCCTTAACATTATCATTGTATTTATAAACAGCTGTTCTCTCAAAAGGGATTTCTACACCATTAATTTTTACATTAAAAACAACTTTGACTTCTCGTATGATATCAGGAATTCCAATGTTCTTTTGATCTTCTACAGTGTAAAGACCAACTGTTCCTTTTTCTTTCAGCCAATAAGGCTGTGTGTAATTTATTGATTGAGGTAATTGTAAATCCACCGAGGTGTTTTGAAGTATATTGTTTTTCAATGGAGTATTCAAAACAGTAGTTTTTTGTTCAGGCAGCGTGGTAACACTTATCAGCTGTATGTCGGAAGGGCTTCGGTTAATGGCTTCCAGCTTAAGTGTTACGATACTTCCGGGAGTTGCTTCCTGAGTGTTTGAAACAGCTTCCAGAAACAAGCCGGAGCAGTCTGCAATTATTTTTTTTATTTCTTCAGATTTAACTGTTTTCCAGTGGTTTTCGTCTAATGACTGAATCATGGCATAGGCTTTTAATAAATTCGGAATACTGGCAGACGGGTTTTTAAAATCATACTGATTGGCAATAATGTTAATTAGTTCGCCAATAGTTTTTCCGTCTTTTACACGATTCCAGCTTGTATCTATGCCTTCGAAAATGGAGGTTTTGTTCTGTAAAGGTTCTCCTTTTAGATATTCCAGATATTCGGTGCTTTCACCTCGGGATCCAGTAGATCCAAATCCTTGGGATTTATGACTGCTGCGGCTCAAAGCGGCTATTTCTTGATTCGATTTTCCTAAGGTTGGGTAATACGAACCTGTTTGTATCGCCATCAAATTGGTTTTATCTGCCGAATCAAATTTTTCTTTGCTGCCATAAAACCACCAGTTGGTATTAAAAAAAACTCTTTTAGGCTGCCAAGGTTTTTCGAGCTGCAGCTGTTCTGGAAAAGCTGCAGGATTATTGGCAAGATCAAATCCTTCAACGCTCAGCATCGCTGATGAAGTGTGATGCCCGTGTGTAGTACCTGGCGATCTGTGATCAAATCGATTGATGATTACATCGGGCTGAAATTTTCTGATAACCCAGACCAAATCGGCTAATACTTTTTCTTTATCCCAAATCTGAAGTGTCTCATCTGGATTTTTAGAATAGCCAAAATCATTGGCTCTTGAAAAAAACTGTTCTCCGTTATCAATTTTTCTAGCCTCAAGAAGTTCCTGTGTTCTAATGACACCTAATAATTCACGCAGTTGAGGACCAATTAAATTTTGGCCTCCATCTCCTCTGGTCAAGGATAAGTAACCAGTTCTGGCATGGATATTATTAGCCATATAGGATATTAAATGTGTGTTTTCATCATCGGGATGAGCTGCAATATAAAGTACAGTTCCCAGAAAATTAAGTTTCTGAATTTCATTGTATATCTCTGCAGAACTTGGTTTTTGAGGTTTTTGTGCGTTTGTTAATTGTATTGAAAGGAAAAAAAGCAAAAATGATTTAAAAAAAAGCTTTCGCATATAACAGGTT of Flavobacterium marginilacus contains these proteins:
- a CDS encoding BlaI/MecI/CopY family transcriptional regulator, coding for MQKLTNKEEEIMHILWKLKKAFVKEVMAEITEDQPHYNTLSTIIRNLEEKGYVNHNAFGNTHQYFPIVSLEDYRKGFMSTAIDNYFNSSYKNMVSFFAKEEKISAAELREILSMIEQKQ
- a CDS encoding MDR family MFS transporter, producing MLKTALGRYVNNFKGFSREVWILTLITFINRAGTMVLPFLSKYLKEDLNFTYGEVGWIMVAFGLGSMLGSWIGGKLSDKIGFYKIMIFSLFTSGILFILLQYITTFWGLCFGMFIIMAISDMFRPAMFVSLSVYAKPENRVRALSLVRLAVNLGFTAGPALGGLIIIGMGYQGLFWVDGSTCIIAILIFAFCIKEKKKIPAIAEDNVVTSASKSIFKDKPFWLLLFISFVTFMVFLQIFSTLPLYHNEKFGLTEFQTGILLSINGLLVFLLEMPIVSTLERRKTNKIKSIAIGSLFITLGYYILLLDSWVSILIISIILLTFGEIFSFPFVNAVALNRAPKGQEGKYMGYYTMSFSLAHIVSSKTGLEIIAHYNYQVNWFVMGTLGALSLLCCFWLNKMIRSEKK
- a CDS encoding DUF1684 domain-containing protein; the encoded protein is MRAVLTLVLLALCTFGFGQEKFDVTAVQKFQKELNTEYADAKTSPLNTEDLAKFKSLDFYPINEKAFVVAKFIRTKDEKPFKMPASGSIKQIYVKYGEAHFVMDGKELKLNIYRNIELSKREEYKDHLFLPFSDLTSGKESYIGGKYIDLKIPAGNTIVIDFNLSYNPYCAYSHNYSCPKVPLENDLAIEIKAGVKKFHN
- a CDS encoding TatD family hydrolase; protein product: MEFFNLHTHKFTNQNSVLELVNQYPQEFDASIPCYSIGIHPWYISQERLKTDLELIESKLGDLNCLAVGECGLDKRIDKPLDLQQMVFEKQLLLAQKFNKPVVIHCVAAFQEIIAIKKKMRITVPMIIHGFSKNEQVAKELIDNGFYLSFGKFLLQNPKLETVFQSIPNDRFFLETDTVEQGIEEVYSLASRYKNWTLDELKQQINSTFAAVF
- a CDS encoding tRNA threonylcarbamoyladenosine dehydratase — translated: MAEWTERAELLFKKEGLHNLKNAHVLVVGLGGVGSFAAEFLARAGVGTMTIVDGDVVDITNINRQLPALHSTVGQPKVDVVGDRLMDINPELNLIRVKEFLSPERAYEIVTKEYDYALDCIDSITPKLNLIVGAKKKGVKIVSNMGAGGKMIASKVVVKDIGKTDVCPLAKVVRKRLKKMGVSKGVKAVFSLEKPDESSVKRTDGTNFKKSFYGTNSYMPGLFGLHAAETVIRYLLKKE
- a CDS encoding HAD family hydrolase translates to MIQTVIFDMDGVIVDTELVHRYAYYKQFGELGIEVPEEMYTSFTGLSTRNTFQKLKDHYQLEQEVEDLILRKRSIFNDAFDSKEDLALLDGVEDLIKDFYQNGMQLIVASSASKVTIDRVFKRFNLHQYFTHIVSGEDFPNSKPHPAIFLHAASLSTAPKENCIVIEDSTNGVKAAKAADIFCVGYNSFHSKDQDLTLADVVVNHFDELNFEIVSNY
- a CDS encoding low affinity iron permease family protein — encoded protein: MGLTGPVFDYSETWQLIINTGTTIVTFLIQKAQNKNSLALQIKRNGINSLKLSQSSAHQNGLLLRLPKLNPGL
- a CDS encoding DUF2911 domain-containing protein; the encoded protein is MKKILIAFAFIAAPLIAGAQLKTPQASPKATVFQTVGLTDVEIVYCRPAARGRAVFGNLVPFGKVWRTGANENTTISFSEDVVIDGKTLPKGKYALYTIPKIESWEVIFYSTTNNWGNPEVWNEANVVLRTTVKEEALSKPVESFTIGIGNITADAADLDMAWENSSVSMKFIVPTQKEVLANIEKVLAGPTSADYFSAAQYLYQSNGDNAKASAYMDKAMEMSTEKPYWYTRLKSLIQARAGDKKGAIETANLSLTAAETAKNQDYVKMNRESIAEWSKK
- a CDS encoding sodium:solute symporter, which gives rise to MQLFDWIVLIVTLLFIVIYGAWKTRGSKNVEEYILGNNETPWFTVGLSVMATQASAITFLSTPGQAYHDGMGFVQFYFGLPIAMIVICVTFIPIYHKYKVYTAYEYLEKRFDLKTRSLAAILFLVQRGLGTGITIYAPSIILSALLGWDLTYMNIVIGILVIIYTFSGGTKAVNVTQKQQMFVILAGMVITFFLILDYLPNDMTFDNALHIAGANQKMNIVNFSFDLDEKYTFWSGITGGFFLALAYFGTDQSQVGRYLSGKSVRESQMGLIMNGLLKVPMQFLILLTGVMVFIFFQFNGTPLNFNPNNKITVENSKYKEEYQNLQKDLDKLCEDEKVVNLLYIDQLNQDYDNPALRKELVDLALKEKELRTQAREIISKADDKAETNDKDYVFFYFILHYLPKGLIGLLLAVIISAAMSSTASGLNALASTTAIDIYKRNVKTEKSEKHYLNISKLFTLMWGIIAIGFACIATLFENLIQLVNIIGSIFYGTVLGIFLVGFYLQKIRGKSIFYSAVISQAAIFIIYYFTNFIYPSGAEKLGYLWLNFIGALLTIILSYLFQVTIFKDEEQNELTQNIDS
- a CDS encoding PIG-L family deacetylase, whose amino-acid sequence is MRKLFFKSFLLFFLSIQLTNAQKPQKPSSAEIYNEIQKLNFLGTVLYIAAHPDDENTHLISYMANNIHARTGYLSLTRGDGGQNLIGPQLRELLGVIRTQELLEARKIDNGEQFFSRANDFGYSKNPDETLQIWDKEKVLADLVWVIRKFQPDVIINRFDHRSPGTTHGHHTSSAMLSVEGFDLANNPAAFPEQLQLEKPWQPKRVFFNTNWWFYGSKEKFDSADKTNLMAIQTGSYYPTLGKSNQEIAALSRSSHKSQGFGSTGSRGESTEYLEYLKGEPLQNKTSIFEGIDTSWNRVKDGKTIGELINIIANQYDFKNPSASIPNLLKAYAMIQSLDENHWKTVKSEEIKKIIADCSGLFLEAVSNTQEATPGSIVTLKLEAINRSPSDIQLISVTTLPEQKTTVLNTPLKNNILQNTSVDLQLPQSINYTQPYWLKEKGTVGLYTVEDQKNIGIPDIIREVKVVFNVKINGVEIPFERTAVYKYNDNVKGEIYNFLDIVPEITTTIQDKVLLFPNTKPKYIGITLKSGKDAVKGTLKLDLPKEWIISPESIPFQLDKKGTEQTVYFEVTPPVQVGEVTAKSIAVIDGKPYDKEQIIINYDHITKQQVLKTSEVKCIRMDLKTNQERIAYIMGAGDEVPQSLSQMGYKVTIVKPEEITPEKLESFDVVMTGVRAYNTVKALANKQDILFDFVKSGKTMVVQYNTTGALVTPNIAPYPLKVSNDRVTEENAEVRFLKPNHPALNYPNTITQNDFKGWTQEQGLYYPKEFDKNFTPILSSNDKGESALNGALLIAPYGKGNYIYTGLSFFRELPEGVPGAYKLLSNLISTKPSVNIPNQKIKQ